The genomic region CGAGCACTTCTCGAAGAACTGCGTCCTCATGTCCGACCCGACCAGATCGTTCGGGCCGAGCGAACTCGCCGACCGCATCCTCCGGTTCCACGACGCGGTTCCGGACGTCAGCGAGACGGTCGATAGCATCCACGTCGACGGCGACGTCGTCGTCGTCCGGACGACCCGGACGGGGACGTTCGAGAACGAATGGCGGCTGTCCATCGACGGGGAGGAACTCGTGTTCGAACCGACCGGCGAACAGTTCAGCTGCGAACTCCTCTACACCGCCCGGTTCGAGGACGACCAGATAGTGGAGATCGACGGATACGGCCACAACGACCTGTGGTTCGCGATGGGAATCATCCCGGACCCCTTCTCGTTCGCACGCTGACCGTCTTCTTCTCCGGTATCTCTCGCATGCAACCAGGGACGACCATCCCCCGGTGAGCGCCTGCCGTCGACCGCTGGATGCGCCTCTCCCGTATGCGGCGTTTTCGCACGCCTGCGGACGTTTGAACACCCTTATAAGGGGTGGCCCAGTACAAACGAGATACGCCCTACGCGGGGTTGATGATGCTCCTAGCCACACAGGAATCCGGCCGCCGACTTCCCAGCCGGCGGTCAGTGGGGGTTCTCCCTCACGAAGGCAGGGGAG from Haloarchaeobius sp. HME9146 harbors:
- a CDS encoding ester cyclase; this encodes MPGGQEHLTSTEYERITRCLVEDGHDRGDPTVFYEHFSKNCVLMSDPTRSFGPSELADRILRFHDAVPDVSETVDSIHVDGDVVVVRTTRTGTFENEWRLSIDGEELVFEPTGEQFSCELLYTARFEDDQIVEIDGYGHNDLWFAMGIIPDPFSFAR